The following coding sequences lie in one Rutidosis leptorrhynchoides isolate AG116_Rl617_1_P2 chromosome 4, CSIRO_AGI_Rlap_v1, whole genome shotgun sequence genomic window:
- the LOC139842567 gene encoding protein DMP4-like, which yields MDTIEHDALSQALLKKIPKKTITQKAIKNAFKLTAHLSNLLPTGSVLVFQTLTPIFTNGGKCQTQVSITLTSILLSICCISCFVLCFTDSFHDKKGKVRYVIATFSGLWVIDGSTRVPPEKASEYKIKLIDVFHGLLSVEVFGTIAMFDKNVVDCFYPKLSEEFNLLVSILPIGVGVLCSLLFGVFPTTRHGIGFPVTER from the coding sequence ATGGACACAATCGAACATGACGCATTAAGCCAAGCATTATTGAAAAAGATCCCAAAGAAGACGATAACACAAAAGGCGATCAAGAATGCGTTCAAGCTCACAGCTCATTTATCTAACCTTCTTCCCACAGGCTCGGTCCTTGTATTCCAAACGCTCACACCGATTTTCACCAATGGAGGCAAATGTCAAACACAAGTTAGCATAACTTTAACATCAATACTTCTTTCTATTTGTTGCATCTCTTGCTTTGTGTTATGTTTTACTGATAGTTTTCATGATAAAAAAGGAAAGGTTCGGTATGTAATTGCGACGTTTTCTGGTTTGTGGGTCATTGATGGGTCGACTAGAGTTCCACCAGAGAAGGCGAGCGAGTATAAGATTAAGCTCATTGATGTATTTCATGGGTTGTTATCGGTTGAGGTTTTTGGGACAATTGCTATGTTTGATAAAAATGTTGTGGATTGTTTTTATCCAAAACTATCAGAGGAATTTAATCTGTTGGTATCAATATTACCGATAGGTGTTGGAGTGTTGTGTAGCCTTTTGTTTGGTGTTTTTCCTACAACTAGGCATGGAATTGGTTTTCCGGTCACGGAAAGATAG
- the LOC139839621 gene encoding homeobox-DDT domain protein RLT2-like, which yields MDDDGVGGSTGGVSGGEGGAEPKVKRKMKSAFQLETLENTYAVEQYPSEALRADLSVKLGLTDRQLQMWFCHRRLKDRKPPPVKKSKKEMSSGVVRVDMGGSGEGLGGNEYGGSGSGSSLFGHGDRAVSRGGPVVSGRVATSSEMPSIKRYYESPQAVNEARAVAFVEAQLGERLHEDGPILGMEFDPLPPGAFGAPIVQQHSAVRTYDAKLYERPDSKPAKGVAKAPREYQFLPEQQSVRSDSHDRAMPSQYYGSPSNAASSRTPGRSVTHASDQKPSAYDFQGPVSLLPPQQAKQGSYGESDVVARKTSTAVSLGSETLGPHPITGIENPFATPSVTHEDRMAQIERKRKSEEARIAKEVEANERRIRKELEKQDMMRRKREEQMRKEMERQDRERRKEEERLLREKQREEERYQREQRREMERRVKFLQKESMRAEKLRLKEDMRREKEAARLKAANDRAAARRIAKESLELIDDERLELMEIAASVKGLTSMMSLDSETLDNLESFRDKLPEFPPKSVHLKRPFKTQPWTDSDENISNLLMIWKFLITFADVLGLWPFTLDEFVQALHDHDPRLLGEINVALLKLIVKDIEDVARAPSSSLAANQIGVPNPGGGHPQIVQGAFGWGFDICSWQRHLNPLTWPEILRQFALAAGYGPKLKGRNIDLGHPHEENEGVDDGDIVSNLRSGAAAESALAIMRERGFSNRRSRHRLTPGTVKYAAFHVLSLEGSRGLSILDVADKIQKSGLRDLTTSKTPEASIAAALSRDTKLFERTAPSTYCLKTPYRKDPADGEALITAAREKIQKFKNGFFDGEEVFDAEKDDAEKDDDSESDAPEDPEVDDIGIDSISGVKAEVAGGEDIKVESSVEKLNVVDGTHKGVTGPDEDSVVDESISGEPWVQGLMESEYSDLSVEERLNALVAVIAFANEGNSIRVVLEERLEAAMSLKKQMWAEAQIDRRRMREDFMVKIPYPYGDDVASNHQENLGDPQVDLGNNLSERLLEPAYAAEKWRSQLKSFIGHKAEEMYVYRSLPLGQDRRRNRYWQFVTCASQNDPGSSRIFVELRDGRWRLIDNEEGFNGLLASLDVRGNREAHLHSMLQRIESRFKEAINRIQVNVSGIGSTTSGSSSPSSTISIPNTNVTEFSSSFAIELGLNENEVNNALKRYEDFEKWMWGECLILRASKFENTRCENLVGICDNCRDLLYFEDDRCSSCQKLRETILDSNLTFAKHIARFKEKLKRESVLYYRNQKSVGSVRFRLIKSQLALIEASLPMEALQPSWTGDCRKSWCAKLVNAVTTETLLEVLTLLESAIKREFLSLDFETTDELLGSNNTAALCATGDCYTVTVLPWLPETTSCVALRLMELDTSIHYSLSQKEDAEKDKGATSNLILHPKYAAVMNSEEGDYGDSLFGSGSLQDPWIDPGTSGRGRGRGRGRGRGRGGRPQKSVGAIGSRSRNKTVESSGSGVQLVGWKGRARGGRGGRKRGRGGVQFTQEKMVNDVEPNNSQEFLYEESPVVGFQEWDAEENRDVRVAENGSSSEYEIEEENNGVDEYSDMLVDDGYQNVYDHRVAPREYIRDDHLEGEEDDDVGVEMDEDDDDEQEGVDVDGFFNDDSDENRDVDDGRQIRNNNNTGDETELSSSGYSD from the exons ATGGATGATGATGGTGTTGGTGGTAGTACTGGTGGTGTTAGCGGCGGCGAAGGCGGTGCTGAACCAAAGGTGAAGAGGAAGATGAAGTCTGCTTTTCAGTTGGAGACACTTGAGAATACTTATGCTG TGGAACAATACCCATCTGAAGCACTTCGAGCCGATTTATCGGTGAAGTTGGGGTTAACAGATCGGCAATTGCAGATGTGGTTTTGTCATAGGAGGTTAAAAGACCGAAAACCACCACCAGTGAAAAAGTCAAAAAAGGAAATGTCTAGTGGTGTTGTTAGGGTTGATATGGGTGGGTCTGGGGAGGGGTTAGGTGGAAATGAGTATGGTGGATCGGGTTCTGGGTCGAGTTTGTTTGGTCATGGGGATCGAGCCGTGTCTAGAGGTGGTCCAGTTGTTAGTGGGAGGGTTGCAACAAGTAGTGAGATGCCATCTATAAAAAGGTATTACGAGTCTCCACAAGCGGTTAATGAGGCTCGAGCCGTTGCTTTTGTTGAGGCGCAGTTGGGTGAGCGGTTACATGAAGATGGTCCTATTCTTGGAATGGAGTTTGACCCCTTGCCACCTGGTGCATTTGGTGCACCGATAG TTCAACAGCATTCAGCGGTTCGAACATATGATGCTAAACTCTACGAGCGTCCTGATTCAAAACCTGCGAAG GGTGTTGCAAAGGCTCCACGTGAATATCAATTTCTTCCAGAACAACAATCGGTTAGAAGTGATTCTCATGATAGAGCGATGCCATCTCAGTATTATGGTTCACCATCTAATGCTGCAAGCAGTCGGACACCTGGACGTTCTGTTACTCACGCGAGTGATCAAAAACCATCTGCGTACGATTTTCAAGGACCTGTAAGTCTTTTGCCACCTCAGCAAGCAAAGCAAGGCTCGTATGGAGAATCTGATGTTGTTGCTCGTAAAACCTCTACTGCCGTGAGCCTTGGATCGGAAACTCTTGGTCCTCACCCGATAACCGGAATAGAGAATCCGTTTGCTACACCATCTGTTACCCATGAGGATCGTATGGCACAAATCGAAAGAAAACGCAAG AGTGAAGAAGCGAGAATAGCGAAGGAGGTTGAAGCCAATGAAAGAAGAATCAGAAAAGAGCTTGAAAAGCAAGATATGATGAGGCGAAAG agagAGGAACAAATGAGGAAAGAAATGGAGAGGCAAGATCGTGAGCGTAGGAAAGAAGAAGAACGATTGTTGCGTGAGAAACAACGTGAGGAAGAACGATATCAAAGAGAACAAAGACGTGAAATGGAGCGGAGGGTAAAGTTTTTACAGAAGGAATCTATGAGA GCTGAAAAATTACGACTTAAGGAAGATATGCGGAGGGAGAAGGAGGCTGCAAGGCTTAAAGCCGCTAACGATAGAGCGGCTGCTCGAAGAATTGCAAAAGAGTCGTTGGAGTTAATTGATGACGAGCGTTTGGAATTGATGGAGATAGCGGCTTCAGTTAaaggattgacctcaatgatgtcTCTTGATAGCGAGACTCTTGATAATCTCGAATCATTCAGAG ATAAGCTTCCTGAATTTCCGCCCAAATCCGTGCACTTGAAAAGGCCATTTAAAACTCAACCATGGACTGATTCTGACGAGAACATCAGCAATCTTCTTATG ATTTGGAAGTTTTTGATCACCTTTGCCGATGTTCTTGGACTATGGCCTTTTACCCTTGATGAGTTCGTTCAAGCTCTTCATGATCAT GATCCTCGACTGCTGGGAGAAATAAATGTAGCACTTTTGAAATTGATAGTTAAAGACATCGAAGATGTAGCAAGGGCACCCTCATCCTCTTTAGCAGCAAATCAAATTGGTGTTCCTAATCCTGGAGGTGGTCATCCGCAAATCGTCCAAGGG GCATTTGGTTGGGGGTTTGACATATGTAGCTGGCAGCGACACTTAAATCCGTTGACTTGGCCGGAGATATTACGTCAATTCGCTCTTGCTGCAGGATATGGACCAAAGTTGAAAGGAAGAAATATCGATCTAGGGCACCCTCATGAAGAAAATGAG GGTGTTGATGATGGAGATATCGTTTCTAATTTACGAAGTGGAGCGGCAGCCGAAAGTGCATTGGCCATCATGCGAGAAAGGGGTTTCTCCAATAGACGATCCAGACATCGTTTGACACCTGGAACAGTTAAATATGCAGCATTTCATGTGCTTTCACTCGAAGGAAGCCGCGGTCTTTCGATATTGGATGTTGCCGACAAGATTCAG aaATCTGGTCTTCGGGATCTCACAACTAGCAAAACACCAGAGGCGTCGATTGCTGCCGCGTTATCTAGAGATACAAAGCTTTTTGAAAGAACCGCCCCGTCAACATATTGCCTAAAAACTCCTTACCGAAAGGATCCTGCCGACGGGGAGGCGCTTATTACTGCCGCCAGAGAAAAAATTCAGAAATTTAAAAACGGGTTTTTTGATGGTGAAGAGGTGTTTGATGCCGAAAAGGATGATGCTGAAAAAGACGACGATTCTGAAAGTGATGCTCCCGAAGATCCCGAAGTTGATGATATTGGCATCGATTCTATTTCTGGTGTAAAAGCTGAAGTGGCAGGAGGAGAAGACATAAAGGTTGAGTCTTCTGTTGAGAAATTGAACGTTGTTGATGGGACCCACAAGGGAGTGACCGGTCCAGATGAAGATAGTGTAGTTGATGAAAGTATTTCGGGTGAGCCATGGGTACAAGGGCTAATGGAAAGCGAGTATTCTGATTTGAGCGTTGAAGAACGACTGAATGCACTTGTGGCGGTAATAGCGTTTGCAAATGAAGGAAATTCTATTCGTGTTGTTCTTGAG GAACGGTTAGAAGCAGCAATGTCATTAAAGAAGCAAATGTGGGCAGAGGCGCAAATTGATAGAAGACGTATGAGGGAAGATTTCATGGTTAAAATACCATACCCTTATGGTGATGATGTGGCGTCAAACCATCAAGAAAACTTGGGTGACCCACAAGTGGATTTGGGTAATAATTTAAGTGAAAGGTTACTGGAACCTGCATACGCTGCTGAAAAATGGAGGTCGCAGTTAAAATCTTTTATTGGACATAAAGCAGAGGAGATGTACGTATACAGATCGTTGCCACTTGGGCAAGACCGAAGAAGAAATCGTTACTGGCAATTCGTAACTTGTGCTTCACAGAATGATCCCGGTTCCAGCAGAATTTTTGTTGAACTGCGTGATGGTCGTTGGAGGCTTATTGATAATGAGGAG gGGTTTAATGGTCTTTTGGCATCTTTGGATGTTCGTGGGAATAGGGAGGCTCATCTGCATTCCATGTTGCAAAGAATCGAATCCCGTTTCAAAGAAGCCATCAATAGGATACAGGTCAACGTTTCAGGAATCGGGTCAACAACTTCGGGTTCCAGTAGCCCGAGCAGCACTATATCTATTCCCAATACAAACGTTACAGAATTTTCATCTTCCTTTGCTATTGAATTAGGACTTAATGAAAACGAGGTGAATAATGCGTTAAAAAGATACGAagattttgaaaaatggatgtggGGAGAATGCTTAATTTTAAGGGCATCGAAGTTTGAAAACACCAGATGTGAAAACCTGGTCGGAATTTGTGATAATTGTCGAGATTTGTTGTATTTTGAGGATGACCGGTGCTCGTCCTGCCAAAAACTACGAGAAACAATTCTCGACAGCAATTTAACATTTGCGAAACATATTGCTCGATTCAAGGAAAAGTTAAAACGGGAATCCGTGTTGTATTACCGCAACCAGAAATCTGTTGGTTCTGTGAGGTTTAGATTAATTAAATCTCAGTTAGCATTAATTGAG GCTTCACTTCCGATGGAAGCTCTCCAACCTTCTTGGACGGGTGATTGCAGAAAATCGTGGTGTGCGAAGCTCGTTAACGCAGTAACCACCGAAACACTGCTAGAG GTTCTGACTTTGCTGGAGAGCGCGATAAAAAGGGAATTCTTGTCTCTGGATTTCGAGACGACGGATGAGCTATTGGGGTCTAATAACACGGCAGCTTTATGTGCGACCGGAGACTGTTATACTGTTACTGTGCTTCCTTGGTTGCCTGAAACAACATCGTGTGTCGCTTTAAGACTTATGGAACTTGACACATCCATTCATTACTCACTTTCCCAAAAagaggatgccgaaaaagacaaagGAGCAACAAGTAACTTG ATATTGCATCCGAAATATGCTGCAGTGATGAATAGCGAGGAAGGTGACTATGGTGACTCTTTATTTGGAAGTGGGAGCTTACAGGACCCGTGGATCGATCCGGGTACGTCGGGACGAGGCCGAGGGCGTGGAAGAGGCCGTGGACGGGGCCGCGGAGGGAGACCCCAGAAAAGCGTTGGTGCCATAGGGTCCAGATCGAGAAATAAAACGGTTGAATCCAGTGGTTCAGGTGTGCAGTTGGTTGGGTGGAAAGGACGTGCTCGTGGTGGTCGAGGTGGACGTAAGCGTGGTCGGGGTGGGGTCCAGTTCACACAGGAGAAGATGGTTAATGATGTTGAACCAAATAATAGTCAGGAGTTTTTATATGAAGAAAGCCCGGTTGTCGGTTTTCAGGAATGGGATGCTGAAGAAAACAGAGACGTTCGTGTTGCGGAAAACGGTAGCAGTTCAGAATACGAGATTGAAGAAGAGAACAATGGGGTTGATGAGTACAGCGATATGCTGGTGGACGACGGGTATCAGAACGTTTATGATCATCGTGTGGCACCTCGAGAGTATATCAGGGATGATCATTTAGAAGgggaagaagatgatgatgttggtgtggagatggacgaagatgatgatgatgaacaagaGGGCGTGGACGTTGATGGTTTTTTCAATGATGATTCAGATGAAAATCGGGATGTAGATGATGGAAGGcagattagaaataataataatacaggtgATGAGACAGAGTTGTCTTCATCGGGTTATAGTGATTAG